A stretch of DNA from Lotus japonicus ecotype B-129 chromosome 4, LjGifu_v1.2:
taattaaatttgaatagcatgttttctcttttatgtgcggaaattgtatggagttaaccctttctgtttgctacttgttgtttgggcagttaacgctattaggcgatgaagagcaGTCCgacgatgcttagccatgcatGAGATGGAGAAGAGATAGTAAGCGGCGGAGTAGAGATGGAAGTAGcggtttgttttcctttttgtagACTATGCTTGAGTCTTCTTCATTTTCTGAAACTCTATTACTAAAACCCTGCTTTAGCCACAGTCTAAGTGTGCATGCTTATTTTAAACCCTGATTATGATATTGTAACTTACTATTAATATATGTGGGGAAcaggttgtttaattaagattatGTTATGTTTCCAACCCTATGCTTGAAGTGTTtagtttgttttcaaaaaaaaaatagccttgtgttttaggattgcaaaatagtccttagaccttgataggttactaatgtgattcctcagttgagaaattggggcgttacatcttACACATTGCCTCAGTCCAACAAGTTGACCAACATTGAAGGTCCATCTCGACAAGGTCCAAGTCGACGAGCTCGACCGTAAACAAGCTCAACTAGAACAAAGTCGACGAATGAGAAGCCTCAACTAAGATCAAACTATAGATAACGTTGTATGGACAGTCATGGGATCTAGACTGGTGGAACGAAGCTCGAGTTATTGGGCCCAGAGGAGCTTGGTCAGAGGCCCACCCCACGTCAATGAAAGTTGGCAATGTCAACAAGATAGTTGGGTGTCTCTCAATTCTGGGAGTGGCTAAGGAAAGTAATTACAACCTCCTCCATGATTGGTGCACCTTGTATGTTTGGTCAACAAACTGTGTAATAAGCGCTTCACCTAGGGTTATGGGGATCATCTACTATAAAAAGAGGGTGTCCAACACTCCATATATGTTCACCTTCTCACTTAAATAATACTTTTAAGTTTCTTTGCTCTAGGCCTTAGGGTTTTATTCTACAACATTGGTAGAAACTCGATCGGTTGACCTAGATGCTTAATCGTGGAGGGAATTTGGAGCACGCTCGCGCCTCGATTTAACGTGGAAAAAGCATGGGGATACGTCGTAGACGACGGCCAACAACGAAGCTCTTCATCTGCCCACAAGTAGGGATAAACTAACTTGGTAAGGTAGCCTTCTTATTCAAGCACAGGTAACTCAGATTAAACTAATCATTCAATTTGGCATCAGTTTTCAAATAATTTCAATTATGGTATGAATGCATGGTATTGTGAATTAGGCAGAAATATTTAGTAATTTACCTTTAATCCTATTCAactcatttaatattaaaacCAAATTGGTCAAATATGGTCGCTATTAGCAAATGTGTCTAACTAGAGTTCATTGTCTATCGTTTCCCTAGGGTAAACATCGGTTCACTGACCAATTGCTTCAACAAGCAAGAAGTGCCACCTGCACTTAGTGACTTCTCTCTTCACAACAACTCATCCTCTTAATGACCGCAACTTAGGTTTTCCTCTTTTCTCAAAATTTGGATCGTCGACctttctcgttttccaaactcaattAAACAAGAACCTGTCCTATCCACTACAATTCAATAAAACAAGAAATCTAGTAATTCGGCATATGCCTAAAAAATTTAACAATTGGCATAAGCCTTAACACAAGCATACATTCTTTGCTCCGTCATCTAGGCCTTAGGATTTTATTCTATAACACGGTAAAATTTCACAAAACCCAAATTACCTAATCCGCTAACGACATCGTACTTTAGTCGTTCTGACTTGGTCCTTTCATGGTCCGATCAATAGTTAGTTGGCCACGATTGGACATAGGCTATTACGTCCACATACGGGTCGACTTAGCCCGAGCCAAGGACCCGGATCTTGAATCGTAATATGCTACAAAGGACCTTTGATGAATATTTCTATAGAAGGACCTCATCTAGTGCGTTGAAGATATTTCTAAGATAAGAGCTTAGAAGCTTAGATGTGGCATGGGAGGGAATATTCACCAACCATGACTATCCATCTCTGTCGTCCAACAAGGTGAGGGAAAGGATGTTTGTCCTCCACTATGATCCAATGACCCCTCACATCTCACGTTGAGTCCATCAAGGAATGTTACTGCTACACAACAGCACATACAAGAGATGTAACACTATAAATATGACTAACAATATTCCTCACGTACGCACAATTTACCCAAATGTTATTGTGCTAAAATTAAACCTAGCTTGGCCGTTGAAAGCTGGCAGACAAACCATCAACTTGAAGACGAACGGACCCCAACTCAACACTGtagttgagttttttttttttaactgcaacactgtagtttttttttttgtcattgaTTCAAATTCATTCAAAACCCAAAGGGTTTCCTCACGATACTTACAACATGAGAGAACAAGTCTCAAGGAGCGATAACGCAATGCAGAACATAAGCGATTTAAGTACAAGCATGCACACTCAAGCAAATAAACTGAAACAACCAGCATAAACATGATGAAAGAACCCTAAGGGTAGTACAAAAGTCCCTAAACCCCAAAGATGCGGATCTGGGTTGCAGCGGTGGCTTGGGATGCGGCGGTGCGTTCAGAAACTGTGGTGTTGAGGTGGAGGCCTAAGCGTCACAACACTGGATCTGCACTCAGCGGGGCTCCTGGTGACAGATGAGATGGAAGAGGCGGCCAAGGTGGAGGAAGGGGCGGCAGTGGAGGAGAATCATGGTGGCcgaacaaaagacacacttattTAGGTAAAAGATCAACCTAATGTGGAGAAACACCCACCTATTGTGGGACGACAACCTACCTAGAGCAGGAAAAGGAGCCTCCATAAAGGAGGAGAAGCCCCCAAAGGGGGGAGGAGCCCCCAAAGTGAGAAAACGACACTCAACTCtcagaaaccctagcagagcaaaTTTTTAGACAATTTTAGTCTACGACTACACTGTAGTTGAGTTGAGATAACACCAACATTACCATTTTGTTATTTGGGCCTGCCATACGTCCCATACCAAACAAGTAGTATTCTAGCATCAGAGGGCTTGACTCTCTAGTGGTAACACTTATtttattcttctttctttcttttcctctttcattCAATATTGGTGTGGCACTAGAATCAATAAGTACAATAGGGATGGACATCCTGGAAACCCAAAagcaaacaaaagaaacaaaggaactactatacagcACTCATGTCTTTACTCGTTTGACATGTTTGGAAAACTGAGTAGCTTTAATTTGCTCACAAAAACCAACTGAAAATTATCAAAGTGTTAGTTAATTAGATGTGCCTCCAAGGTCTTTCTGCTAGGCTTACACATTCATCATGCCTATAACAATCCACAAGATGATCAATGGTCAACCCTGCAGCTTGCATAAAAGAGTGCACTATCACTGGACCCACGAATCGAAATCCACGCTTTACCATGTCCTTGCTAAGCGCCTCTGCTTTTGGACTCCTCAAAGGGACATTTCTTGGGTATTTGTATCTGTTAATTATTGGTTTGTGGTTTACAAAACCCCATATATAGCTACTGAATGATCCACATTCCCTAATAATCTGTGGACAAAGATCATAGTCAAGTCATGAAAATAGAACAATAAAAATTACATAAATATGAATCTTGATTATGTACTAGCCTTCATTATGCACTTTGCATTGTCTGCTATGCACATAACTCTGCTCTCAGCTAAAGAAAGTGCTTTGTTTGATGCTATCTCCATGATTTCCTTTTCCTCCATTTTGGCAACAGTGTAGGGATCAAATTCAGCAAAAACTTCTCtgcacacaaaaaaaaataccattATCATACCTGTATTAATTTAGACAAAGAATGTGAATTTCTGAATTTGTCACACACAAGGTTACCTAAGCGTTTCCTTTCTTCTTAGGATTTCAGTCCAATTGTAGTCCATGAGCAATCCAGACAATGCAAGCAGCTCAAACAATTTGCTGTTTCATGATTAAACAGATTATGCCAATTTATATCTgaaaaaaaccaagaaaaatTAAGATACTGAAAATTATTCCTCAGTACTTACTTATCATCATAAGCTGGAACACCCCAACACTCATCATGAAATTCTATGTATGCCTTAtctgcataatttttttttgatcagTTTTACACTAATTAAGATACTTCCTGAAATTATGCAAAGGCATAGCAAATAGCAATCACAAATTCGAGTGTAAGTTTCTCCAAATACGATTAcacattttatattttcatttctaAGTTCAAATATTACTAAAAGTCTGCTGATACATAGCTAGAAGTATCTTCTAAAAAGTGTAGTGGCATATAATTTAAAACTAGAGTGACATGGTTGGCATTTGCTTTTgccattatttttattttaatcatgCTAGTCGTAGTGCTTAAAAACGATTTGAACCCCTAGGTTGAAAGTTCTATAGCTGTTCTACTAGGGAGACATTTCGCCTTTACCATACCGGCTCGGAATGTGAGAGCAATTTACAACAGTGAGCTTATATAAAACCGTGTGAAGTGTTTGGGCACAGCAGAGGGCTGCAATTATCATTACTtgtaatagaaaataaagttaAGCAGAAATAGCAACCAAACTAATTGGCATGATAATACGTTCGAGCTGTGAATGTGATTGACATTGAAGTCAAAACAACCTGTCCCTTTCAAGTTATTGAATCTtttatttctcttatttttctataaCTGCATAGAAACTACTATCCAACTAAAAATACAGAACATTTTAGCACACGAAATTTCTGCTAACGGTTAATCAGATAAATCCATGTTTCAGTGCAAAAAAAGCTATATCAAAATttccaaaataattaaataacatGATATTGATCATACCACTGTTCTTTGTGACCCAATTGCACCTTTTCAATTCCCCAGGCTCAGTGTTGAGTTGCTGTGCAGTTTTTGCTGCTGTAGGCTCTCTTCTTTGACGCGGCGAAACTGAAATCAAACGCAGTGCCAATGAAATATTTTCATCCAGTGGAGTCAAAGAATCAGCCTGGGAGGAAGAGTCATTTGAGTTTTGTGATAAAGATAATGATAATGAAGATAAAGATAAAGATGAAGTGCTTTTCTGAAGTCCAACTGGGTACACTTTCTTAAGGCTTTTAGGGAAGAAGCTTTGATTCAATATTTTCTGTGTGTCTTTCAAAGTCATGCTCTTTTCCAGAGCATGTCTTCTTACATTTGATTTAGACATAGTGAAGGAAAAGAGAAAGTGCAGTTTTAGAAAGGTGGATGGGTGTCAAACGGGTTTGGGATTCATAAAATTTGTTGGCTTTTAAAATGAGATAGATGGATAGCTAGCAAGAACAAGTCTTCTAAGGTGGTTGTTGAAATGTGAGTTTCATGTAAAGGAAATAGTCTTTGGTTCTTGGTTTTCAAGCAATATTTGATCATGAGCCCATAGCATGGGCAACGAAATTTCTTGACACTTGATAGGTGTGCATATACTTGTGTCCTTGGCCCACTGAAACATGTCTATAACCTATGCAATGATGATCTTCTTTTTGTAGTCAAACAATTCATATAGTCTAATTTTGTCATATTTGTGATAGATTACTACATATATGCTTATTGTCAAGTataaatatatgtaaatatCTAGGTGGCTAGTAAATGTTTATtgtcaaatattttttaaaagtaaaatatattGATAAAAAGTGTTGAGAAATATCTCTTCTTAACATAAGTACAGTAACCAAGCtaatagagtaaaatacactcacccccctcaagatttgcaagaatgacactccaccccattctttttaaaaatctacactccaccccattttttataaaggcaaattttagtgacgaaaacaaattcctcactactaaaaactaattactaattagtaaaaatttaaataaatttaatgcatatacactatcatacattaatttatgaaaataattttactgaattaaatttaaaaaaaccattcactctgtctgttaagtctacgtcccatctatctccaaatcatatttctcaccacaaaaggccaccaccaagcctttactccctttaacacggctccactgtcccacaatgtgaaaccccatggcacctccatgcctcaaagttttgttgcaacctgaaccccagaacgtaaatcgcacatccctaaagccacttgttcaactacttcttgtgaatttcaccccttgaagttgtgagcgaacgctctgttggtcttagatattgttggattttgttaaa
This window harbors:
- the LOC130715754 gene encoding uncharacterized protein LOC130715754 — translated: MSKSNVRRHALEKSMTLKDTQKILNQSFFPKSLKKVYPVGLQKSTSSLSLSSLSLSLSQNSNDSSSQADSLTPLDENISLALRLISVSPRQRREPTAAKTAQQLNTEPGELKRCNWVTKNSDKAYIEFHDECWGVPAYDDNKLFELLALSGLLMDYNWTEILRRKETLREVFAEFDPYTVAKMEEKEIMEIASNKALSLAESRVMCIADNAKCIMKIIRECGSFSSYIWGFVNHKPIINRYKYPRNVPLRSPKAEALSKDMVKRGFRFVGPVIVHSFMQAAGLTIDHLVDCYRHDECVSLAERPWRHI